From Chryseobacterium sp. IHB B 17019, one genomic window encodes:
- a CDS encoding RagB/SusD family nutrient uptake outer membrane protein, whose amino-acid sequence MKKIVNISLLSLISLFSLQCNDERFDVLPNDQDTPENLFTSETNFRVAVDGAYDAFKSPTYYNGDTGSSIILGDVLADNLILNTQGRQTNKAAYEWSYTPQSSAVTSLYASAYRVISRANNVLDNINKVPYTTYMKNIEAEAKAIRAIAHFDLVRAYAKIPTQSADAAASLGIAYVTTFNPEQKPSRDATVTITYDKIIADLQDALTKINSANGTIGRLNKTSVLGFLSRVYLYKGDYDKAIEYGEQCIQLNSSIGNRSNFVSIWRDGTDDGELFTVLNANLDSDNVTVGVAYNQNSSGIRSEYNVNYDLWTKYTTSDIRKEAYVLTANFGSTPYNHVIKHRSRQQQSAAQVVDVKFLRSAEVYLNVAEAYMKSSVQNPVRALQLLNALRNQRYANYTPGTETGAALLNAIYNERRLELAFENDRFWTIKRLGQSVVRSDYGSAANGGGTDAPTGALKTLPAGNFRFVLPIPQDAINLNPNLVQNPGY is encoded by the coding sequence ATGAAAAAAATAGTTAACATATCTTTATTATCATTAATATCACTATTTTCATTACAATGTAATGATGAAAGATTTGATGTTCTTCCCAACGATCAGGATACTCCTGAAAATCTATTTACTTCTGAAACTAATTTTAGAGTTGCGGTAGATGGAGCTTATGATGCCTTTAAAAGCCCAACATATTATAATGGCGATACCGGAAGCTCAATTATTCTGGGAGATGTTTTAGCAGATAATCTTATCCTGAATACCCAGGGCAGACAAACGAATAAAGCAGCTTATGAATGGTCATATACGCCACAATCTAGTGCTGTTACGTCATTATATGCTTCGGCATACAGAGTGATTTCGAGAGCGAATAATGTTTTGGATAACATTAACAAGGTTCCTTACACTACTTACATGAAAAATATTGAAGCCGAGGCAAAAGCGATAAGAGCTATTGCTCACTTTGATCTAGTAAGAGCTTATGCAAAAATTCCTACCCAAAGTGCTGATGCTGCAGCATCATTAGGAATTGCTTATGTTACAACTTTTAACCCGGAACAAAAACCTTCAAGAGATGCAACTGTAACAATTACTTATGATAAAATTATTGCAGATCTGCAGGATGCTTTAACTAAAATTAATTCTGCAAATGGTACAATAGGCAGATTGAATAAAACTTCTGTCTTAGGATTTTTATCGAGAGTTTATTTGTATAAAGGAGACTATGATAAAGCAATTGAATATGGAGAGCAGTGTATACAACTTAATTCATCCATAGGAAATAGAAGTAATTTTGTTAGTATTTGGAGAGATGGGACAGATGACGGAGAATTATTCACGGTTCTTAATGCGAACTTAGATTCTGATAATGTTACTGTTGGAGTAGCTTACAACCAAAACTCATCGGGAATTCGTTCTGAATATAATGTAAACTATGATTTATGGACAAAATACACGACATCAGACATTAGAAAAGAAGCTTATGTGCTGACTGCTAATTTTGGTTCAACACCATATAATCATGTGATAAAACACAGATCTCGACAACAACAATCTGCGGCTCAGGTTGTAGATGTAAAATTCCTGAGATCTGCAGAAGTCTATCTTAATGTGGCAGAAGCTTACATGAAATCATCTGTTCAGAACCCTGTACGTGCATTGCAGCTATTGAATGCTTTAAGAAATCAGAGATATGCAAATTACACTCCGGGAACAGAAACAGGAGCAGCATTATTAAATGCAATTTATAACGAAAGAAGATTAGAATTAGCTTTTGAAAATGACAGATTCTGGACAATCAAAAGATTAGGACAATCTGTTGTAAGATCAGACTATGGATCTGCCGCAAACGGTGGAGGTACCGACGCACCAACGGGAGCTTTAAAAACACTTCCGGCGGGTAACTTCAGATTTGTTTTACCAATTCCACAAGATGCAATTAATTTAAATCCAAACCTAGTTCAAAACCCTGGTTATTAA